In a genomic window of Oceanivirga salmonicida:
- the rpoD gene encoding RNA polymerase sigma factor RpoD, whose product MSYQINDLKSDLSNILKEAKSKGEISRRQLEDLFLKRIGKEKLEQFILKMESQGIKIINEKLNLTTIPYDKIDDEEVQKMLNDDIMKIADQLNVDEPIKMYLREIGNIPLLNHAQEIELAQKVLEDDEDAKKKLIESNLRLVVSIAKKHTNRGLKLLDLIQEGNMGLIKAVEKFEHEKGFKFSTYATWWIRQAITRAIADQGRTIRIPVHMIETINKIKKESRMILQKTGKEPSPDELSKKLDIPIDKVKSILEMNQDPISLETPVGSEEDSQLGDFVEDDKFLNPYDATTRVLLREKLESILKEALNEREEMVLRHRFGLDDGAPKTLEEVGKIFDVTRERIRQIEVKAINKLKGKKYTSNLENYRK is encoded by the coding sequence ATGTCTTATCAAATAAATGATTTAAAGAGTGATTTGTCAAATATCTTAAAAGAAGCTAAATCAAAAGGTGAAATCAGCAGGAGGCAATTAGAGGATCTATTTTTAAAAAGAATAGGTAAGGAAAAATTAGAACAATTTATCCTTAAAATGGAATCACAAGGAATAAAGATTATAAATGAAAAATTAAATTTAACTACTATACCTTATGATAAAATAGATGATGAAGAAGTTCAAAAAATGCTTAATGATGATATAATGAAAATTGCAGATCAATTAAATGTTGATGAACCGATTAAGATGTATCTTCGTGAGATAGGAAACATTCCATTATTAAATCATGCACAAGAAATAGAATTAGCACAAAAAGTACTAGAAGATGATGAAGATGCCAAGAAAAAGCTAATAGAATCAAATTTAAGGTTAGTTGTTAGTATTGCCAAAAAACATACTAATAGGGGTTTAAAATTATTAGATCTTATACAAGAAGGTAATATGGGTCTTATTAAAGCGGTAGAAAAATTTGAACATGAAAAAGGGTTTAAATTTTCAACTTATGCAACATGGTGGATAAGACAGGCAATAACGAGAGCAATAGCCGATCAAGGTAGAACAATAAGAATACCAGTACATATGATAGAGACAATAAATAAAATAAAAAAAGAAAGTAGAATGATACTTCAAAAAACAGGGAAAGAGCCAAGTCCTGATGAATTATCTAAAAAACTTGATATACCAATAGATAAGGTTAAAAGTATTTTAGAGATGAATCAAGATCCAATTTCACTTGAAACGCCAGTTGGTAGTGAAGAAGATAGTCAATTAGGGGATTTTGTTGAAGATGATAAATTTTTAAATCCTTATGATGCAACTACTAGGGTATTATTAAGAGAAAAACTTGAATCTATTTTAAAAGAAGCTCTTAATGAAAGAGAGGAAATGGTTTTAAGACATAGATTTGGATTAGATGATGGAGCACCCAAAACATTAGAAGAAGTTGGTAAAATATTTGATGTAACAAGAGAAAGAATAAGACAAATAGAAGTTAAAGCTATAAATAAATTAAAGGGTAAAAAATATACTTCAAATTTAGAAAATTATAGAAAGTAA
- the gmk gene encoding guanylate kinase, translated as MQGKLFIVSGPSGSGKSTITKIVRDKLNIPLSISATSRKPRVGEIDGVDYYFVTKEEFEKKIERNEFFEYANVHGNYYGTLISVVEKELSKGNNIILEIDVQGAVIAKQKYSDIVLIFCKVADDEILEKRLRDRKTDSNEVIEKRLINAKKELEYEKYYDYTIINDDLEESINMLEKIIKGEYNEKK; from the coding sequence ATGCAAGGAAAATTATTTATAGTTTCAGGACCTTCTGGTTCAGGGAAATCAACTATAACAAAAATAGTAAGAGATAAGTTAAATATACCTTTATCAATATCGGCGACTAGTAGAAAACCTAGAGTTGGAGAAATTGATGGAGTTGATTATTATTTTGTTACAAAAGAAGAATTTGAGAAGAAAATAGAAAGAAATGAATTTTTTGAATATGCTAATGTTCATGGGAATTATTACGGGACTTTAATTTCAGTGGTAGAAAAAGAATTAAGTAAAGGTAATAATATAATTTTAGAAATAGATGTACAAGGAGCAGTAATCGCTAAACAAAAATATTCTGACATAGTGCTAATATTTTGTAAGGTTGCAGATGATGAGATTTTAGAAAAAAGATTAAGAGACAGAAAAACAGATAGTAATGAAGTGATAGAGAAAAGATTAATTAATGCGAAAAAAGAGTTAGAGTATGAAAAATACTATGATTATACTATAATTAACGACGATTTGGAAGAATCTATAAACATGTTAGAAAAAATAATAAAAGGTGAGTATAATGAAAAAAAATAA
- a CDS encoding DNA-directed RNA polymerase subunit omega produces MKKNKITVDELLNVIPNKYELAIVCGKLVREKMTAGDKKHEVMDDVFKEILENKIEIKEN; encoded by the coding sequence ATGAAAAAAAATAAAATAACAGTTGATGAATTACTAAATGTGATACCTAATAAATATGAATTAGCTATAGTTTGTGGAAAACTTGTTAGAGAAAAAATGACCGCAGGAGATAAAAAACATGAAGTAATGGATGATGTTTTTAAAGAGATTTTGGAAAATAAAATAGAAATTAAAGAAAATTAA
- the dnaG gene encoding DNA primase, which yields MKDNQKNSKDKLLEKIDIVTFISEYVDLRKSGSGYIGYSPFKEENTPSFSVAPNKNIFKDFSTGIGGDVIKFYSLMEKISYKEALIELSKRYNVKLDNVVYKIDENEKSYLELSKVNEHFQKNLKNSTKALKYLESRAYTNEDIENFGLGYATDTYNDLYNKFDNEILEELGLIKFNKQYYDTFVNRITFPIYNINRKIVGFGARDISNDEKSAKYLNSKETKIFVKGNEVFGLFDGGVKIREYNSCILVEGFFDVLRLHQNNIKNTIASLGTALTEKQAFLISKMTKNIVIAYDDDNAGKEAKIRSINILNKYGFNIKIMNLENLAKDPDEFIFKYGKDKFIELLNKSIDAFDFLYIHYSKSYDMTKIASKISVINDLKDYFSSFSSAIHFENNLKKLSARLEINYDVLEKEIIFKNINAEKISTKKKINSENEEQKLSKSKQLEELTIYLLYRRQEERKKYTNFIFAGEYSDILEKLVKSDFNENNLDKEDYETLGHIITKYEDKYTKEDYRNKIYSKWVEAYIKDSLNYIMIYTGGNLSKMPSDMYVKYIEYINKLKKINIINREETEKLFSEYLEYEGRNLHVLSNK from the coding sequence ATGAAAGATAATCAAAAAAACTCAAAAGATAAACTATTAGAGAAAATAGATATAGTTACCTTTATATCAGAGTATGTAGATTTAAGAAAATCTGGTTCAGGTTATATTGGTTATTCACCTTTTAAAGAGGAGAATACCCCTTCATTTAGTGTTGCACCAAATAAAAATATATTTAAAGATTTTAGTACAGGCATAGGTGGAGATGTAATAAAATTCTATAGTTTAATGGAAAAAATTAGCTATAAAGAGGCCTTAATAGAACTGTCTAAAAGATATAATGTTAAATTAGACAATGTAGTATATAAGATTGATGAAAATGAGAAAAGTTATTTAGAATTATCAAAAGTTAATGAACATTTTCAAAAAAATCTTAAAAATTCTACAAAAGCACTAAAGTATCTAGAAAGTAGAGCATATACTAATGAAGATATAGAAAATTTTGGACTAGGTTATGCGACAGATACATATAATGATTTATACAATAAATTTGATAATGAAATATTAGAAGAATTAGGTTTAATTAAGTTTAACAAACAATATTACGATACTTTTGTAAATAGAATTACCTTTCCTATTTATAATATAAATAGGAAAATAGTTGGTTTTGGTGCAAGAGATATAAGTAATGATGAAAAATCAGCAAAATATTTAAATTCTAAGGAAACTAAAATTTTTGTAAAAGGTAATGAAGTATTTGGTTTATTTGATGGTGGAGTTAAAATAAGGGAATATAACTCGTGTATATTGGTGGAAGGATTTTTTGATGTACTTAGATTACATCAAAATAATATAAAAAATACCATAGCAAGTCTTGGAACAGCACTTACAGAAAAGCAAGCATTTTTAATAAGTAAAATGACTAAAAACATAGTAATCGCTTATGATGATGACAATGCAGGTAAAGAAGCCAAGATAAGAAGTATAAATATACTTAATAAATATGGGTTTAATATCAAAATAATGAATTTGGAAAATCTTGCAAAAGATCCAGATGAATTTATATTTAAATATGGAAAAGACAAATTTATAGAACTACTTAATAAATCAATAGATGCGTTTGACTTTTTATACATTCATTATTCTAAATCATATGATATGACTAAGATAGCATCAAAAATATCAGTAATTAATGATTTAAAAGACTATTTTTCAAGTTTTTCAAGTGCTATACATTTTGAAAACAATTTAAAAAAACTGTCAGCTAGATTAGAAATTAATTATGATGTATTAGAAAAAGAAATAATTTTTAAAAATATTAATGCAGAAAAAATAAGTACTAAGAAAAAAATAAATTCTGAAAATGAAGAACAAAAATTAAGTAAATCTAAACAATTAGAAGAACTTACAATTTATCTTCTTTATAGGAGACAAGAAGAAAGAAAGAAATATACTAACTTTATTTTTGCTGGAGAATATAGTGATATTTTAGAAAAACTCGTAAAATCAGATTTTAATGAAAATAATTTAGATAAAGAAGATTATGAAACTTTGGGACACATAATAACAAAATATGAAGACAAATATACAAAAGAGGATTACAGAAATAAAATATATTCAAAATGGGTAGAAGCATATATCAAAGATTCGCTAAACTATATTATGATATATACTGGAGGAAATCTTTCAAAAATGCCAAGCGATATGTACGTTAAGTACATAGAATATATTAATAAATTAAAGAAAATAAATATTATAAATAGGGAAGAAACAGAGAAATTATTTTCAGAATATTTAGAATACGAAGGAAGGAATTTGCATGTCTTATCAAATAAATGA
- the rpoC gene encoding DNA-directed RNA polymerase subunit beta', which produces MSIRDFDSIQIKLASPEKILSWSYGEVTKAETINYRTLKPEANGLFCEKIFGPAKDYECACGKYKRLKHKGIKCERCGVDVTTSKVRRERMGHIELAAPIAHIWYSKGTPNKMSILLGVSTKDLEAVLYHSKYIIIEGNDEYSRGSIIQSREYENIKQRKIKVIAKMGAEGILELLESLDLEKMEKDLEVELEATNSVQKRKKIIKRLNILRDLIQSGNRPEWMILTILPVMPADLRPMVQLDGGRFATSDLNDLYRRVINRNARLKKLMEINAPETMIKNEKRMLQEAVDCLIDNGRRGKAILSQNNRELKSLSSILKGKQGRFRQNLLGKRVDYSGRSVIVVGPDLKMNQCGLPKKMALELYKPFLMRELVKRELAINIKIAKRMVEEEDECIWDLIEEIIKNHPVLLNRAPTLHRLSIQAFEPTLIEGKAIRLHPLVCSAFNADFDGDQMAVHLVLSPEAQMEAKILMMSTNNILSPSSGKPIAVPSQDMVMGCYYMTKSRKGEKGEGLVFSNKNQLVTAYQNKKIETHAIVKVKIDGELVETTAGRLMFATMLPKEVRNYNKTYGKKEISNLIIELYKKYGSQITSELLDKIKEFGYHYSTLAGITVSVEDLEIPASKKTLLEEADKKVLAVDEEYRQGKIINEERYRRTVEIWSEVTEKVTEDMMDNLDEFNSVYMMATSGARGSTAQMRQLGGMRGLMADTQGRIMEKPIKANFREGLSVLDFFMSSHGARKGSADTALRTADSGYLTRRLVDISHEVIVNRDDCGCLPNGIKVSNLVESGEIIEKLSERIYGRNLAVDLIHEDKVIAKANTLIDDELLAEIEALEISEVILRSPLTCKLEKGVCKKCYGIDLSNHKEILKGEAVGVIAAQSIGEPGTQLTMRTFHTGGVATASSVQSDFKAEITGKIKYVDLEMAEDVHGEEVVVSQNARAIIGKYRYEIPSGSKLKYENGAKVTKGSVIAEFDPHQTPIITKESGKIEYRDIYIKENIDIKYNVVEKLAVKPSENTEINPRAIIYGKNNKKIAEYSIPYGAYLMFSSGEKVKAGQTIAKIIKTGEGNKDITGGLPRIQELFEARNPKGKSVLSDVTGRVIFKDDIKNKRGAKTISIVDAETGAEIKQYIIQGGERLVVTNETLIEKGAKITDGPISPHDILRIKGEVEAQQFILESVQGVYRGQGVTVNDKHIEIIVKQMFQKVKIVDSGATLFLEDELVDKRIIEKENEMLRAKGKKEATYEPIIQGITKAAVNTESFISASSFQETTKVLANAAIEGKVDRLEGLKENVIIGKKIPGGTGFRDYKELTVEHVEK; this is translated from the coding sequence ATGAGTATAAGAGATTTTGATAGTATTCAAATAAAGTTAGCTTCACCAGAAAAGATATTAAGTTGGTCTTATGGAGAAGTTACAAAAGCTGAAACAATAAATTATAGAACATTAAAGCCAGAAGCAAACGGACTTTTTTGTGAAAAAATATTTGGCCCAGCTAAAGATTATGAATGTGCTTGTGGAAAATATAAAAGGTTAAAACATAAAGGTATTAAATGTGAAAGATGCGGCGTTGATGTTACTACTTCTAAAGTTAGAAGAGAAAGAATGGGACATATAGAATTAGCTGCACCCATAGCACATATATGGTACTCTAAGGGTACACCTAATAAAATGAGTATTTTACTAGGAGTATCTACAAAAGATTTAGAAGCAGTGTTATATCATTCTAAATATATAATAATAGAAGGAAATGATGAGTATTCAAGAGGAAGTATAATCCAAAGTAGAGAATACGAAAACATTAAACAAAGAAAAATTAAAGTTATTGCTAAAATGGGGGCAGAAGGTATATTAGAATTACTTGAAAGTCTTGATTTAGAAAAAATGGAAAAAGATTTAGAAGTAGAACTTGAAGCAACTAATTCAGTACAAAAAAGAAAAAAAATAATAAAAAGATTAAACATTTTAAGAGATTTAATTCAATCAGGTAATAGACCTGAATGGATGATATTAACTATACTACCAGTAATGCCAGCAGATTTAAGACCTATGGTTCAATTAGATGGTGGTCGTTTTGCAACCTCTGATTTAAATGATTTATATAGAAGAGTTATAAATAGAAATGCAAGACTTAAAAAGTTAATGGAAATAAATGCTCCTGAAACAATGATTAAAAATGAAAAAAGAATGTTACAAGAAGCAGTTGATTGTTTAATAGACAATGGTAGAAGAGGAAAAGCAATACTTTCTCAAAATAATAGAGAATTAAAATCTTTATCTTCTATACTAAAAGGGAAACAAGGAAGATTTAGACAAAATTTATTAGGTAAGCGTGTGGATTATTCAGGAAGATCTGTTATAGTCGTAGGACCAGATTTAAAAATGAACCAATGTGGATTGCCTAAGAAAATGGCATTGGAACTATATAAACCTTTCTTAATGAGAGAATTAGTTAAAAGAGAATTAGCAATAAATATTAAAATTGCAAAAAGAATGGTTGAAGAAGAAGATGAGTGTATATGGGATTTAATTGAAGAAATAATTAAAAATCACCCTGTTTTATTAAACAGAGCCCCAACATTACATAGATTATCTATACAAGCATTTGAACCTACTTTAATAGAAGGTAAGGCTATAAGATTACACCCATTAGTATGTTCTGCATTTAATGCCGATTTTGATGGAGACCAAATGGCTGTTCATTTGGTATTATCACCAGAAGCACAAATGGAAGCGAAAATATTAATGATGTCAACTAATAATATTTTATCACCTTCAAGTGGTAAACCTATAGCAGTTCCTTCGCAAGATATGGTTATGGGATGTTATTACATGACTAAATCAAGAAAAGGTGAAAAAGGAGAAGGTTTAGTATTCTCTAATAAAAATCAATTAGTAACAGCTTATCAAAATAAAAAGATAGAAACACATGCCATAGTTAAGGTTAAAATAGATGGAGAATTAGTAGAAACAACAGCAGGAAGACTTATGTTTGCAACTATGTTACCAAAAGAAGTCAGAAATTATAACAAAACTTATGGTAAAAAAGAAATATCTAATTTGATTATAGAATTATATAAAAAATATGGTTCGCAAATTACTTCTGAGTTATTAGATAAGATAAAAGAATTTGGTTATCATTATAGTACCTTAGCAGGAATTACAGTAAGTGTTGAAGATTTAGAAATACCTGCAAGTAAAAAAACTTTATTAGAAGAAGCAGATAAAAAAGTTTTAGCTGTTGATGAAGAATATAGACAAGGTAAGATAATAAACGAGGAAAGATACAGAAGAACGGTTGAAATTTGGTCAGAAGTTACTGAAAAAGTTACAGAAGATATGATGGACAACCTAGATGAATTTAACTCAGTATACATGATGGCAACTTCAGGAGCCAGAGGATCTACAGCACAAATGCGTCAATTAGGTGGAATGCGTGGACTTATGGCAGATACACAAGGTAGAATTATGGAAAAACCAATTAAAGCCAACTTTAGAGAAGGCTTAAGTGTCTTAGACTTCTTTATGTCTTCACATGGTGCTAGAAAAGGATCTGCTGATACGGCTTTAAGAACTGCCGATTCAGGATATTTAACAAGAAGATTAGTTGATATTTCTCATGAAGTTATAGTTAATAGAGATGACTGTGGATGCCTACCAAATGGAATTAAAGTTTCTAATTTAGTAGAATCAGGAGAGATTATTGAAAAATTATCTGAAAGAATATATGGTAGAAATTTAGCTGTTGATTTAATTCATGAAGATAAAGTAATAGCAAAAGCTAATACATTAATTGATGATGAGTTATTAGCTGAAATTGAAGCTTTAGAAATATCAGAAGTTATATTAAGAAGTCCACTTACATGTAAACTTGAAAAAGGGGTATGTAAGAAATGTTATGGTATAGATTTATCTAATCATAAAGAAATTCTTAAAGGAGAAGCTGTTGGAGTTATAGCAGCGCAATCAATAGGAGAACCAGGAACACAACTTACAATGCGTACTTTCCATACAGGTGGAGTAGCTACTGCATCTAGTGTACAAAGTGATTTTAAAGCAGAAATAACTGGTAAAATTAAATATGTTGATTTAGAAATGGCAGAAGATGTACACGGAGAAGAAGTTGTTGTTTCTCAAAATGCGAGAGCAATAATTGGAAAATATAGATATGAAATACCTAGTGGATCTAAACTTAAATATGAAAATGGAGCAAAGGTAACTAAAGGTAGTGTAATAGCAGAATTCGATCCTCACCAAACACCGATAATTACAAAAGAATCAGGTAAGATTGAATATAGAGATATATATATTAAAGAAAATATAGATATTAAATATAATGTTGTTGAAAAACTAGCAGTTAAACCTTCTGAAAATACAGAAATTAATCCAAGAGCAATTATTTATGGTAAAAATAATAAAAAAATTGCTGAATATAGTATACCATATGGAGCATATTTAATGTTTAGTTCTGGAGAAAAAGTTAAAGCAGGACAAACTATTGCTAAAATAATTAAAACAGGAGAAGGTAATAAAGATATTACAGGTGGACTTCCTAGAATACAAGAATTATTTGAAGCAAGAAATCCAAAAGGTAAATCAGTATTATCAGATGTTACAGGTAGAGTAATATTTAAAGATGATATAAAAAATAAAAGAGGAGCTAAAACAATTTCTATTGTAGACGCTGAAACAGGAGCTGAAATTAAGCAATATATTATACAAGGTGGAGAACGTTTAGTAGTAACTAATGAAACCCTTATAGAAAAAGGTGCTAAAATTACAGATGGACCTATATCACCACATGATATTTTAAGAATTAAAGGGGAAGTAGAAGCCCAACAATTTATATTAGAATCAGTGCAAGGTGTATATAGAGGACAAGGAGTTACTGTTAATGATAAACATATAGAAATAATAGTTAAGCAAATGTTCCAAAAAGTAAAAATTGTTGATTCAGGTGCTACTTTATTCCTAGAGGATGAATTGGTAGATAAGAGAATTATAGAAAAAGAAAATGAAATGTTAAGAGCTAAAGGTAAAAAAGAAGCTACTTATGAACCTATAATTCAAGGTATAACAAAAGCAGCCGTTAATACAGAAAGCTTTATATCTGCATCATCATTCCAAGAAACAACTAAGGTTCTAGCTAATGCTGCTATTGAAGGAAAAGTAGATAGATTAGAAGGTCTTAAAGAAAATGTTATTATAGGTAAAAAAATACCTGGTGGTACAGGATTTAGAGATTATAAGGAATTAACTGTTGAACATGTAGAAAAATAA